One stretch of Nocardia fluminea DNA includes these proteins:
- a CDS encoding type IV secretory system conjugative DNA transfer family protein, which translates to MNPEQGWLGRALLAPGSALADLTESVQQGLGSVSGLGVVAAVLAVLAAVRIVAEWRRRRLNARARQITVLTPPEVDAKGALAFWAHLIGQLRPAWARVLWGQPHLGFEYTVTPEEGAAIRLWVPGAIPPGLIERAIASAWPGAHTDTLEPARPPVPVAAKGVRRIVAGGELRLGRREGLPLSTDHSGDLVRDLITAADDLAPGQAACVQILARPVTGRRLARTSASTGPSGMLAALAREVLGMVTPGPITTRSSRPGAARDGRATDRQTTLEYTAAARAAAAKARGPHWETVVRYATSIPVSDDPEDTNPRAQARAVAQGRADALATVFGACTDHNFYRRRRRLRIATLIRQRRLGRGDVLSVPELATIAHLPTDTGLPGLQRAGARALSPAPEIPVGGEFTKPLGMADTGTRRPVAVKISDARHHLHILGPTGVGKSTLLARTILDDAEAGRGVIVIDPKGDLVTDVLSRLPSRMGDRVVLFDADSSAPPPCVNPLDIDRIGRGGMDLAVDNLVTVFHRIFHQWWGPRTDDIMRASLLTLCAQPGTATLADLPRLLTEPAFRARITHTTKDPVLRGFWDSYETLSDTGRAQLTGPLLNKLRAFLLRPFVRAAIAGGPSTVEFSDILDNGGICLARLPKGSLGEETSRLVGSLLVARTWQAVTARARVPAAERPDAALVLDEAQNFLNLSTPIEDMLAEARGLRLSLLLAHQNLGQLSRELRDGISANARNKIVFAVSPDDARDLARHTEPWLSEHDLSHLDAFHAAARLLVDGRNARPFTFTTRPLDPPIPGRAREIAAAARARLATSSPANSDTERTDPARDPRQP; encoded by the coding sequence GTGAATCCCGAACAGGGGTGGCTGGGCCGGGCGCTTCTCGCGCCCGGCTCGGCCCTGGCCGATCTCACCGAGTCGGTCCAACAGGGCCTCGGATCGGTGTCCGGGCTGGGCGTGGTCGCGGCCGTGCTCGCGGTGCTCGCCGCGGTGCGGATTGTGGCCGAGTGGCGTCGGCGCCGGCTGAATGCGCGTGCTCGCCAGATCACCGTGCTCACCCCACCCGAGGTCGACGCCAAAGGCGCACTCGCCTTCTGGGCCCACCTCATCGGGCAACTGCGCCCGGCCTGGGCGCGAGTGCTGTGGGGGCAGCCGCATCTGGGGTTCGAGTACACCGTCACACCCGAGGAGGGAGCCGCGATCCGGCTCTGGGTCCCCGGCGCGATCCCACCCGGACTCATCGAACGCGCCATCGCCTCGGCGTGGCCCGGCGCGCACACCGACACTCTCGAACCCGCCCGACCCCCGGTGCCGGTCGCGGCGAAGGGTGTGCGGCGGATTGTGGCTGGGGGCGAGCTGAGGCTCGGCCGCCGCGAGGGTTTGCCGTTGAGTACCGACCATTCCGGCGATCTCGTGCGCGACCTGATCACCGCCGCCGACGACCTCGCTCCCGGCCAAGCGGCCTGTGTGCAGATCCTCGCCCGGCCGGTCACCGGCCGCCGCCTCGCCCGAACCTCGGCGAGCACAGGCCCGAGCGGGATGCTGGCAGCGCTCGCACGCGAGGTCTTGGGCATGGTCACACCCGGCCCGATCACGACCCGCTCATCGCGCCCCGGTGCCGCCCGAGACGGGCGGGCCACCGACCGGCAGACCACGTTGGAATACACCGCCGCCGCGCGAGCGGCGGCAGCTAAAGCGCGTGGCCCGCATTGGGAGACCGTCGTTCGCTACGCCACCTCGATCCCGGTCTCCGATGATCCCGAGGACACCAACCCGAGGGCGCAGGCTCGGGCGGTAGCACAAGGTCGTGCCGACGCTTTGGCCACGGTGTTCGGTGCCTGCACCGACCACAACTTCTACCGGCGACGTCGCCGCCTCCGGATCGCGACCCTGATCCGGCAGCGCCGTCTCGGGCGCGGGGACGTGCTATCGGTGCCCGAACTCGCCACGATCGCGCACCTGCCCACCGACACCGGGCTGCCCGGCCTGCAACGGGCCGGAGCCCGAGCCCTGTCTCCGGCCCCGGAGATCCCGGTCGGCGGAGAGTTCACGAAACCCCTTGGGATGGCAGACACCGGGACTCGCCGCCCGGTCGCGGTCAAGATCTCCGATGCCCGCCACCACCTCCACATCCTCGGCCCGACCGGCGTCGGCAAGTCCACCTTGTTGGCGCGCACGATCCTCGACGACGCCGAGGCAGGGCGAGGGGTGATCGTCATCGACCCCAAAGGCGACCTCGTCACCGACGTCCTGTCACGGCTGCCCTCCCGCATGGGTGATCGAGTGGTGCTGTTCGACGCCGACTCCTCCGCCCCGCCGCCGTGTGTGAACCCCCTCGATATCGACCGGATCGGCCGCGGCGGAATGGATCTCGCGGTCGACAACCTCGTCACCGTCTTCCACCGGATCTTCCACCAATGGTGGGGCCCACGCACCGACGACATCATGCGCGCGAGCCTGCTCACCCTCTGCGCACAACCCGGTACCGCCACCCTGGCCGACCTACCCCGGCTACTCACCGAGCCCGCGTTCCGCGCCCGGATCACCCACACCACCAAAGACCCAGTCCTGCGCGGGTTCTGGGACAGCTACGAGACCCTCTCCGACACCGGCCGCGCGCAGCTCACCGGCCCCCTGTTGAACAAGCTGCGCGCGTTCCTTCTGCGGCCGTTCGTGCGCGCGGCCATCGCGGGCGGGCCCTCGACGGTCGAGTTCTCCGACATCCTCGACAACGGCGGCATCTGCCTCGCGAGGTTGCCGAAAGGCTCACTCGGAGAAGAAACATCACGCCTGGTCGGGTCGCTGCTCGTGGCACGCACCTGGCAGGCGGTCACCGCACGGGCCCGGGTACCCGCCGCCGAGCGACCAGACGCGGCTCTGGTGCTCGATGAGGCCCAGAACTTCCTCAACCTCTCGACCCCGATCGAGGACATGCTCGCCGAAGCCCGAGGACTACGCCTGTCACTGCTGCTGGCGCATCAGAACCTCGGCCAGCTCTCCCGGGAGTTGCGCGACGGCATCTCGGCCAACGCCCGCAACAAGATCGTGTTCGCCGTGTCTCCCGACGACGCCCGAGACCTGGCCCGCCACACCGAGCCCTGGTTGTCCGAGCACGACCTGTCCCACCTCGACGCCTTCCACGCCGCCGCCCGCCTGCTTGTCGACGGCCGCAACGCCAGACCCTTCACCTTCACCACCCGCCCCCTGGACCCACCGATCCCCGGGCGCGCCCGCGAGATCGCCGCCGCTGCCCGCGCCCGCCTGGCCACCTCATCACCGGCAAACAGCGACACCGAGCGGACCGATCCCGCACGTGACCCTCGCCAGCCCTAG
- a CDS encoding replication-relaxation family protein gives MISRPDRQADSRRPRPEARTAPPRPLDITALVARLTERDRWILRMLHEHRVLTTKQLGPLAFPTPAIALRRLRLLHSYGVLERFRPLRARGSAPVHWVLAPAGAAVLAAEAGISVRELGYNHQRALAVAHSLHLAHTVGVAEWFTALIAHAPRDQQGNQAQVQAWWSQTRCQRLWGDLARPDAFGRYAHPETTLDFFLEYDLASTTLTRVAAKLHGYGELARTTGVITPVLLWVPTAQREANARAALRRTWERLPDPEAVPVATAAAELLPENPEASPAEQVWLPLDTDSDADRRCLHELSARWPRRTSPTSIDSEQPVPSLNGIVVLAPPPPQPPASEFW, from the coding sequence ATGATCTCGCGTCCCGACCGTCAAGCAGACAGCCGCCGCCCCCGACCCGAGGCCCGGACCGCCCCGCCCCGGCCGCTCGACATCACCGCGCTCGTCGCGCGGCTGACCGAGCGGGACCGATGGATTCTGCGCATGTTGCACGAACACCGGGTTCTGACCACCAAACAGCTCGGCCCCCTCGCCTTTCCCACTCCCGCCATCGCGTTACGCCGATTGAGGCTGCTGCACAGCTACGGCGTGCTGGAACGGTTCCGGCCTCTCCGTGCCCGGGGAAGCGCGCCGGTGCATTGGGTGCTGGCTCCGGCCGGAGCCGCAGTGCTCGCCGCCGAGGCCGGGATCTCGGTGCGCGAGTTGGGCTACAACCACCAACGCGCACTCGCGGTCGCCCACAGCCTGCACCTGGCCCACACCGTCGGTGTCGCCGAGTGGTTCACCGCCCTGATCGCCCACGCACCCCGCGACCAGCAGGGAAACCAGGCTCAGGTGCAGGCGTGGTGGTCACAGACCCGCTGCCAGCGGCTGTGGGGAGACCTGGCTCGCCCCGACGCTTTCGGCCGCTACGCCCATCCCGAGACCACCCTCGACTTCTTCCTCGAATACGACCTCGCCTCCACGACGTTGACCCGCGTCGCGGCCAAGCTCCACGGCTACGGCGAACTGGCCCGCACCACCGGGGTCATCACCCCGGTTCTGTTGTGGGTGCCGACCGCGCAGCGCGAAGCCAACGCCCGCGCGGCCCTGCGCCGGACCTGGGAACGGCTTCCCGACCCTGAGGCTGTGCCCGTCGCCACCGCCGCCGCCGAACTCCTGCCCGAGAACCCCGAGGCCAGTCCCGCAGAACAGGTGTGGCTGCCACTGGACACCGACTCCGACGCCGACCGCAGGTGCCTGCATGAACTTTCCGCTCGCTGGCCCCGGCGAACCTCGCCCACCAGCATCGACTCCGAGCAACCCGTGCCATCGCTGAACGGGATCGTCGTCCTCGCACCGCCGCCTCCGCAGCCACCGGCCTCCGAGTTCTGGTGA
- a CDS encoding C40 family peptidase, which produces MLVKALGAGFAGFVFLTVVIAAVVTTVVVFDHALTAPAPGASTGTGSAPSTEAQQDIPAEMLVLYQAAAGDCPGLDWSVLAAIGKIETDHGRSTLPGVSSGENASGAGGQMQFLAPTFDSVVARHPLPAGGASPPSRYNPSDAVHAAAFYLCDSGAPEDMHSAIFAYNHADWYVNQALAQAARYRATDTSGGDCATASPPNPIAAQVISFACAQLGLPYVWGGNGPDVNGGWDCSGLTQAAYRAAGISIPRTTYDQVHTGLPIAENQLVPGDLVFYGTTADVHHVGIYLGGGQMVHAPTFNEPVQVSAYRWGGDDYYSAMRPSPAQDGSRAAS; this is translated from the coding sequence ATGCTGGTCAAGGCACTCGGTGCGGGATTCGCGGGGTTCGTGTTCCTCACGGTCGTCATCGCGGCCGTGGTCACCACGGTCGTCGTGTTCGACCACGCGCTCACCGCGCCCGCCCCAGGGGCCTCGACCGGCACCGGCTCGGCCCCGAGTACCGAAGCCCAACAAGACATCCCGGCCGAGATGCTCGTGCTGTATCAGGCCGCTGCCGGGGACTGCCCCGGCCTGGACTGGTCGGTGCTCGCCGCGATCGGCAAGATCGAGACCGACCACGGCCGCTCCACGCTGCCGGGAGTGTCCTCGGGCGAGAACGCCTCCGGGGCGGGCGGGCAGATGCAATTCCTCGCCCCCACCTTCGACTCGGTCGTCGCACGGCACCCATTGCCCGCTGGTGGTGCGAGCCCACCCTCGCGCTACAACCCCTCCGACGCCGTCCACGCCGCCGCGTTCTACCTCTGCGACTCCGGCGCACCCGAGGACATGCACAGCGCGATCTTCGCCTACAACCACGCCGACTGGTACGTCAACCAAGCCCTCGCCCAAGCCGCCCGCTACCGAGCCACCGACACCTCCGGCGGCGACTGCGCGACCGCCTCACCACCGAACCCCATTGCCGCACAGGTGATCTCCTTCGCCTGCGCCCAACTCGGCCTCCCGTACGTGTGGGGCGGCAACGGACCCGACGTCAACGGCGGCTGGGACTGCTCCGGCCTCACCCAGGCCGCCTACCGCGCCGCCGGAATCTCCATCCCGCGCACCACCTACGACCAGGTCCACACCGGCCTGCCGATTGCTGAGAACCAGCTCGTCCCAGGGGACCTCGTGTTCTACGGCACCACCGCCGATGTCCATCACGTCGGGATCTACCTCGGCGGCGGCCAGATGGTGCACGCACCCACCTTCAACGAACCAGTCCAAGTCTCGGCCTACCGCTGGGGAGGTGACGACTACTACTCCGCGATGCGGCCCTCGCCCGCCCAGGACGGCTCCCGCGCCGCCTCCTGA
- a CDS encoding cutinase family protein — protein MHHNHTRTARRAAHMALCAAIAATTVTAGVAAAEPTPGRTGAQCPRWTALLAPGTYETTPTSTTTRQTTPEILTQLGQSLTARYGSDVEVHTLTAPTTGAGSVSGVELTAVVSGLCSDTRVVFAGYGQGAEVTGDLATSIGNSKGPIPASRVVAVALVSDPRRDPTTPQLGTPVSGQGVTGSRSQSFGELTERVRTLCLEGDSYCSTTAESSPVLAAVSRALAAATSTTSTSAPTATVAPTTTAKVPTTTSAPATTTSTGQLSASQVLAQVVTVLNGLTRFTANVPAIINNLAQLPALIASSDVPGLHRVSGDLNNQVNPLVELADGLDLRLVARALKLAAPLDTTGVAVIAAEIVGVLAGLDISRIATDIGQAQEIAWTAAETLAKGDPVAAFLALTGLAPIAADLLSATASAFTGTGFPTLAQTYNATTGAGTATGTGGAAPQNGDTAVFDATDYDTAAPALTDWIVGAIDRTR, from the coding sequence ATGCACCACAACCACACTCGAACCGCCCGCCGCGCCGCGCACATGGCACTGTGCGCGGCCATCGCCGCGACCACCGTGACCGCCGGTGTCGCCGCCGCAGAACCCACACCGGGCCGCACCGGGGCACAGTGCCCGCGATGGACCGCGCTGCTGGCACCGGGCACCTACGAGACAACCCCCACCAGCACCACCACCAGGCAGACCACACCCGAGATCCTCACCCAGCTAGGGCAATCGCTGACTGCCCGCTACGGCAGCGACGTCGAGGTCCACACTCTCACCGCGCCGACGACCGGTGCCGGTTCGGTGAGCGGAGTAGAACTCACCGCGGTGGTCTCAGGGCTGTGCTCGGACACGCGAGTCGTTTTCGCCGGCTATGGCCAGGGCGCCGAGGTCACCGGCGACCTCGCCACCAGCATCGGCAACAGCAAGGGCCCGATCCCGGCCTCCCGAGTCGTGGCCGTCGCACTTGTCTCCGACCCGCGCCGCGACCCGACCACTCCCCAGCTCGGCACCCCGGTCTCCGGGCAAGGCGTCACCGGTTCGCGTTCGCAGAGCTTCGGTGAGCTGACCGAGCGGGTTCGCACGCTCTGCCTCGAGGGCGACAGCTACTGCTCGACCACCGCCGAGTCCTCGCCGGTCCTCGCCGCGGTGAGCCGTGCTCTCGCCGCCGCCACCTCGACCACCTCCACCTCTGCCCCGACCGCCACCGTCGCGCCCACGACCACAGCGAAGGTCCCCACCACCACAAGCGCACCGGCCACGACCACCTCGACCGGACAGCTCAGCGCGTCACAGGTTCTCGCCCAGGTGGTCACCGTTCTCAACGGACTCACGCGCTTCACCGCGAACGTGCCCGCCATCATCAACAACCTCGCCCAGCTGCCCGCCCTGATCGCCAGCAGCGACGTGCCCGGCCTGCACCGAGTCTCCGGCGACCTCAACAATCAGGTCAACCCTCTGGTCGAGTTGGCCGATGGGCTCGATCTGCGCCTTGTGGCCCGCGCATTGAAGCTGGCCGCGCCTTTGGACACCACCGGGGTCGCCGTGATCGCCGCCGAGATCGTCGGTGTCCTGGCAGGTCTGGACATCTCCCGCATCGCCACCGACATCGGCCAAGCCCAGGAGATCGCCTGGACGGCCGCCGAAACCCTCGCCAAAGGCGACCCCGTCGCCGCGTTCCTGGCGCTGACCGGGCTTGCACCGATCGCCGCCGACCTGCTCTCGGCCACCGCCAGCGCGTTCACCGGGACCGGATTCCCTACGCTCGCCCAGACCTACAACGCCACCACCGGGGCGGGCACCGCTACCGGCACCGGCGGTGCGGCCCCCCAGAACGGCGACACGGCCGTGTTTGACGCCACCGACTACGACACCGCCGCCCCCGCGCTGACCGACTGGATCGTCGGGGCTATCGACCGCACCCGGTAG
- a CDS encoding VWA domain-containing protein: MTGHVITAPAPAATTTPPPPATPTSPPSAAAPPASASVPVTGGWATLSAAMTAEAPPIADRDDLTVTIAPGAGFGSPAAFVPSWGAIEIDGTRLKIDPATARPERTSDRNRYPAVWGALVHECAHAQHSVWNAPPVAHPEVLEAATLLEESRIEAAQIRRRPDDRHWLRASTTEIVIGDNGGALATVQIPPVPYHAARNAALILARHDGGILEAAEVAPANKAIEAILGTDTLEKLRAIWREAHTVADTDAAAMLELGARWLDLVGPDPHADPEPVSPLGAAIRASVTKVRKAVAAAPVPPDPAEVAEAARQAAEQAAKDAAAEARKVFGAGRAWTASNRRTRNARPEEHTAARVLARALNTAATRERATVKTTSALPPGRLRMRGALAREAQRAAGAMPTAEPFTRVTRKTVPLPPLRVGIACDVSASMGKYANPVASAAWIIARAAELTTMPAETATVTFGASVKPITYPGTAPARVTEFSCPDVHHVLDIAAVALSGALDLAYRGANRLLVIISDGHYSDYERRLAQQRLDALRAAGCAVLWLAPADSKPNPLNGVNVHLITDPATTAAAIGRAATAAVRAT; the protein is encoded by the coding sequence ATGACCGGCCACGTGATCACCGCACCAGCCCCCGCCGCCACGACAACACCCCCGCCCCCGGCCACACCGACCAGCCCCCCGTCTGCCGCCGCCCCGCCCGCCTCGGCCTCGGTGCCTGTCACCGGTGGATGGGCCACACTCTCGGCGGCGATGACCGCCGAGGCCCCTCCGATCGCTGACCGGGACGACTTGACGGTCACCATTGCCCCGGGTGCCGGTTTCGGGAGCCCGGCGGCGTTCGTGCCGAGCTGGGGTGCCATCGAGATCGATGGCACCCGCCTCAAGATCGACCCGGCTACTGCCCGGCCGGAACGCACCAGCGACCGCAACCGGTACCCGGCGGTGTGGGGCGCGTTGGTCCACGAGTGCGCCCACGCCCAACACTCGGTGTGGAACGCGCCGCCGGTAGCGCACCCCGAGGTCCTCGAGGCCGCGACGCTGCTCGAGGAATCCCGTATCGAGGCCGCCCAGATTCGCCGCCGCCCTGATGACCGGCATTGGTTGCGCGCCAGTACCACCGAGATCGTGATCGGCGACAACGGCGGCGCGCTCGCCACCGTCCAGATTCCCCCGGTGCCCTACCACGCGGCTCGCAATGCCGCCCTCATCCTGGCCCGCCACGACGGCGGGATCCTCGAAGCGGCCGAGGTCGCGCCCGCCAACAAAGCGATCGAGGCCATCCTGGGTACCGACACCCTCGAGAAGTTGCGGGCGATCTGGCGCGAGGCGCACACGGTGGCCGATACCGACGCCGCCGCCATGCTCGAACTCGGGGCGCGCTGGCTCGACCTGGTCGGCCCCGACCCCCACGCCGACCCCGAACCGGTCTCGCCGCTGGGGGCCGCGATCAGGGCGAGCGTGACCAAGGTCCGCAAGGCGGTCGCCGCCGCCCCGGTGCCACCGGACCCCGCCGAGGTCGCCGAAGCTGCCCGGCAGGCGGCCGAACAAGCGGCGAAAGATGCTGCCGCAGAGGCACGCAAGGTGTTCGGGGCGGGCCGGGCCTGGACCGCGAGCAATCGACGGACTCGCAACGCCCGCCCCGAGGAGCACACCGCCGCCCGGGTACTGGCGCGCGCCCTCAACACCGCCGCTACCCGCGAACGGGCCACGGTGAAAACGACTTCCGCGTTGCCGCCGGGCCGGTTGCGGATGCGCGGCGCGTTGGCGCGCGAGGCTCAGCGTGCGGCGGGGGCGATGCCGACCGCTGAACCATTCACCCGTGTCACCCGCAAAACCGTTCCGCTGCCACCGTTGCGAGTCGGTATCGCCTGCGACGTGTCCGCCTCGATGGGCAAATACGCGAACCCGGTGGCCTCGGCCGCGTGGATCATCGCCCGCGCGGCTGAGCTGACCACCATGCCCGCCGAAACCGCGACCGTGACGTTCGGGGCCTCGGTCAAACCGATCACCTACCCGGGCACAGCACCGGCGCGGGTCACCGAATTCAGTTGCCCCGATGTCCACCACGTCCTCGATATCGCGGCGGTGGCCCTCAGCGGTGCCCTCGACTTGGCCTACCGAGGCGCGAACCGGCTGTTGGTGATCATCTCCGATGGCCACTACAGCGACTACGAACGCCGCCTCGCCCAGCAGCGCCTCGACGCGCTGCGCGCCGCCGGGTGCGCGGTGCTGTGGCTCGCACCGGCCGACAGCAAACCCAACCCTCTCAATGGGGTGAACGTGCACCTGATCACCGACCCGGCCACCACGGCCGCCGCTATCGGGCGCGCCGCTACCGCCGCCGTACGCGCCACCTAG
- a CDS encoding AAA family ATPase: MPTTPATATTAPAAGRLPNGELRRMVAAALAADPGRDMSPREIANGLTRSSGAVGNALEALTAAGHADRTSATPRRYRANTATAAAAAPTPTSPATPAAPAAPAAGTAAKPATRRRRAPKTATPAPAATPAPAAPARTGNTVARPNGQDYHVRKLAGRADVDVLVTMRTAEVPVLLYGPPGTGKTSLIEAAYGDLLTVQGDGDTTVADLVGEYTQKPDGTFVFVHGPMVRAMKEGRVLFIDDATLIPPTVLSAVYPAMDGRKEIVIKANGGEVITAEPGFFVVAGHNPGVHGAILSDALASRFAFQVQVGSDYDLAAQLGVERRAVKVARELAARQAKGEVGWAPQLRELLAFAKIAAATDQATALANLVGAAPEEDRDVVAAVVKTVCGRSHEPLSLGPRF, encoded by the coding sequence ATGCCCACCACACCCGCCACCGCCACCACTGCACCGGCCGCCGGTCGTCTGCCCAACGGGGAATTGCGGCGCATGGTCGCCGCCGCACTGGCCGCCGACCCGGGCCGCGACATGTCGCCCCGGGAAATCGCCAACGGGCTCACCCGTTCCTCCGGGGCAGTCGGCAACGCCCTCGAGGCGCTGACCGCCGCCGGGCACGCGGACCGTACTTCGGCCACCCCGCGCCGCTACCGCGCCAACACCGCCACCGCCGCCGCCGCTGCCCCGACCCCGACCAGCCCGGCCACCCCCGCCGCCCCGGCTGCCCCGGCGGCCGGTACGGCGGCGAAACCGGCCACACGCCGCCGCCGGGCACCGAAAACGGCCACCCCGGCCCCGGCTGCCACCCCGGCCCCGGCCGCCCCGGCGCGCACGGGTAACACGGTGGCCCGGCCCAACGGGCAGGACTACCACGTGCGCAAACTGGCCGGGCGCGCCGATGTCGATGTGTTGGTGACCATGCGCACCGCCGAGGTGCCGGTACTGCTGTACGGGCCGCCCGGAACGGGCAAGACCTCGCTCATCGAGGCCGCCTACGGGGACCTGCTGACTGTGCAGGGCGACGGGGACACCACGGTCGCCGATCTCGTGGGCGAGTACACCCAAAAACCGGATGGCACTTTCGTTTTCGTGCACGGGCCCATGGTCCGGGCGATGAAAGAGGGTCGGGTGCTGTTCATCGACGACGCGACCCTTATCCCGCCGACCGTGCTCTCGGCGGTGTACCCCGCGATGGACGGGCGCAAAGAGATCGTGATCAAAGCCAACGGCGGCGAGGTCATCACCGCCGAGCCCGGCTTTTTCGTGGTGGCAGGCCATAACCCCGGCGTGCACGGGGCCATCCTGTCGGACGCGCTCGCCTCGCGGTTCGCGTTCCAGGTGCAGGTGGGCTCGGATTATGACCTCGCCGCCCAGCTCGGGGTGGAACGGCGCGCGGTGAAAGTAGCCCGCGAGCTGGCTGCCCGGCAGGCCAAGGGCGAGGTCGGGTGGGCACCGCAGCTGCGCGAGTTGTTGGCGTTCGCCAAGATCGCCGCCGCCACCGATCAGGCGACCGCCTTGGCCAACCTCGTAGGGGCCGCGCCGGAAGAGGACCGCGATGTCGTGGCCGCCGTGGTGAAAACCGTGTGCGGCCGTAGCCACGAGCCCCTGTCTCTGGGCCCCCGTTTCTGA
- a CDS encoding BTAD domain-containing putative transcriptional regulator: MRTGSQAPLLIAVAGLSPRAGTTTTTVALAHTWPGPEAALIVEADPLGEQLAEIVGADPYLGLASLARMTHPGEPITPDILARQVQRLPGGEALLAAPPHHDPTRAVPAVELLTDPHGSWRAFGATVFADCGVPEPDSPAHPVIAAADACLFVVRAEHIDPEPAAQRILDLTRRRRPRGIVLIGASRAYAAAIGFPVLGTLPASRATAQALLKGRRARRHLVSPARLIISDVEVQLRAKSRDRLAPPHAARQNRPSRRDDGGLRIYSIDGGPMPASRPRPPEPVLVEPAEPSTPPPASEPVLVEAAEDAGHTGEDDLAAAESSLKLETEIANSTPLPIPTEVEPALRLRVFGPTRIFWREPETGESVEITSQVQPRIRELLTVLALHPEGLSREQLIELLWSQRPRERGGSALANTVSRLRAAITTVTGGQITSVLAEDRAQFRLSGVLLGVDYWDFTSAVAARRRASSDTEQADAARTIAALATSELASDLTDTWVEALRESARRTSLNALSWLATRNTENDPRATLGILETTIENDPYNEQVWQDILRLHARLGEKAELTRTYTLLTHTLADIGQTPSLETRQLLERLRHATNR, encoded by the coding sequence ATGAGGACAGGCTCGCAGGCGCCACTACTGATCGCTGTTGCCGGGCTGAGCCCCCGCGCCGGAACCACCACGACCACCGTCGCGCTCGCCCACACCTGGCCCGGCCCGGAAGCCGCCCTGATCGTGGAAGCCGACCCGTTGGGTGAGCAGCTCGCCGAAATAGTAGGCGCTGACCCGTATCTCGGGCTGGCGAGCCTGGCCCGCATGACCCACCCCGGCGAGCCCATCACACCGGACATCCTGGCGCGGCAGGTGCAGCGACTACCCGGCGGCGAAGCGCTGTTAGCCGCGCCACCACACCACGACCCCACGCGAGCCGTCCCGGCTGTCGAGCTGCTCACTGATCCGCATGGCAGCTGGCGGGCATTCGGGGCCACCGTGTTCGCCGACTGTGGTGTGCCCGAGCCGGATTCGCCCGCACATCCGGTCATCGCTGCTGCCGATGCCTGCCTGTTCGTGGTGCGCGCCGAGCACATCGATCCCGAGCCTGCCGCGCAACGCATCCTCGATCTCACCCGCCGCAGACGGCCCCGAGGGATCGTGCTCATCGGTGCCAGCCGCGCCTACGCCGCCGCGATCGGGTTTCCGGTCCTGGGTACCTTGCCCGCCTCGCGCGCCACTGCCCAGGCGCTCCTGAAGGGCCGCCGCGCACGGCGGCACCTGGTCTCACCCGCTCGCCTCATCATCAGCGACGTGGAAGTCCAGCTTCGCGCCAAGAGCCGCGACCGCCTCGCCCCGCCGCACGCTGCCCGCCAGAACCGCCCGAGCCGTCGTGACGACGGTGGGCTGAGGATCTACAGCATCGACGGCGGACCTATGCCCGCCTCGCGACCTCGGCCGCCGGAGCCTGTGCTGGTGGAACCGGCCGAGCCCAGCACTCCGCCACCGGCTTCTGAGCCTGTGCTCGTCGAGGCGGCCGAGGATGCCGGCCACACCGGCGAGGACGACCTCGCCGCGGCGGAGTCCAGCCTTAAGCTCGAGACCGAGATCGCGAACTCCACACCGCTGCCGATACCGACCGAGGTCGAGCCTGCGCTGAGGTTGCGGGTGTTCGGGCCGACCCGGATCTTCTGGCGTGAGCCCGAAACCGGTGAGAGCGTGGAGATCACCTCGCAGGTGCAGCCCCGTATCCGCGAGCTGCTGACCGTGCTCGCCCTGCATCCCGAGGGACTCTCACGCGAACAGTTGATCGAACTGTTGTGGAGCCAGCGGCCCAGAGAGCGGGGCGGTAGCGCGCTGGCCAACACGGTGAGCCGCTTGCGCGCCGCGATCACCACCGTCACCGGTGGGCAGATCACCAGCGTGCTCGCCGAGGACCGGGCCCAATTCAGGCTGTCGGGCGTGCTGCTCGGAGTCGACTACTGGGACTTCACCAGCGCGGTCGCCGCGCGCCGCCGGGCGAGCAGCGACACCGAGCAGGCCGACGCCGCCCGCACTATCGCGGCCCTGGCCACGAGCGAGCTGGCCAGCGACCTCACCGATACCTGGGTCGAAGCGCTGCGCGAATCAGCGCGGCGCACCTCCCTGAACGCCTTGAGCTGGCTGGCTACCCGCAACACCGAAAACGACCCCCGCGCCACCCTGGGAATACTCGAGACAACCATCGAGAACGACCCCTACAACGAACAGGTCTGGCAAGACATTCTCCGTCTCCACGCCCGCCTCGGCGAAAAAGCCGAACTCACCCGCACCTACACACTCCTGACCCACACACTCGCCGACATCGGCCAGACTCCGAGTCTGGAAACCCGCCAGCTCCTCGAACGTCTCCGCCACGCCACGAATAGATAA